One window from the genome of Salvia miltiorrhiza cultivar Shanhuang (shh) chromosome 7, IMPLAD_Smil_shh, whole genome shotgun sequence encodes:
- the LOC130993635 gene encoding uncharacterized protein LOC130993635 isoform X1, producing MLMDWQFANSSNTWRRCLDHRSRQQQHECRGGRSYKIIWTLVLFVFLVCVCPVRSQNFNDTDHDFRPKKMKLLRAHLGRINKPAVKTIQSPDGDIIDCVLSHKQPAFDHPKLKGQKPLDPPERPKGPKSRGMYEENFQMWSMSNEFCPQGTIPIRRTRVKDIVRATNIQTFGKKIRPVVRDTSSNGHEHAVGYVSGDEYYGAKASINVWAPVVANQYEFSLSQMWVIAGSFGDDLNTIEAGWQVSPELYGDNYPRFFTYWTSDAYQATGCYNLLCSGFVQTNNKIAIGAAISPTSSYNGGQFDISLLVWKDPKHGNWWLEFGNGVLVGYWPSFLFTHLRDHASMVQFGGEIVNSESSSSHTSTQMGSGHFAGEGFGKASYFRNLQIVDWDNNLIPLSNLRVLADHPNCYDIQGGINKVWGNYFYYGGPGKNAKCP from the exons ATGTTGATGGATTGGCAATTCGCAAACTCTAGCAACACATGGCGTAGATGTTTGGATCACAGAAGCAGACAACAACAACATGAATGTAGAGGAGGAAGAAGCTACAAAATAATTTGGACATTGGTCTTGTTCGTATTCTTGGTGTGCGTGTGCCCCGTTCGATCACAGAACTTCAACGACACCGATCACGACTTCCGACCAAAGAAGATGAAGCTCCTCAGAGCCCATCTCGGCAGGATTAACAAGCCCGCCGTTAAGACCATTCAG AGCCCCGATGGTGATATCATTGACTGCGTGCTATCGCACAAGCAGCCAGCCTTCGATCACCCCAAATTAAAAGGACAGAAGCCGTTG GATCCACCGGAGAGGCCGAAAGGGCCGAAATCAAGAGGTATGTATGAAGAAAACTTCCAGATGTGGAGCATGTCTAATGAGTTTTGCCCACAAGGAACGATTCCCATTAGAAGAACTAGAGTCAAAGATATAGTGAGAGCCACCAATATTCAAACATTTGGGAAGAAAATTCGCCCCGTTGTCAGAGATACCTCCAGCAACGGCCATGAG CATGCGGTTGGATATGTGAGTGGAGATGAATATTATGGAGCAAAAGCAAGTATAAATGTTTGGGCTCCTGTGGTTGCAAAtcaatatgaattcagcttatcaCAAATGTGGGTTATAGCAGGTTCCTTTGGGGATGATCTCAACACCATTGAAGCTGGCTGGCAG GTTAGCCCAGAGCTTTATGGGGATAACTATCCAAGGTTCTTCACATACTGGACT AGCGATGCTTACCAAGCAACAGGGTGTTACAATTTGCTCTGCTCAGGATTTGTTCAGACCAACAACAAAATAGCCATTGGTGCAGCAATTTCACCAACTTCATCGTATAATGGTGGTCAATTTGACATTAGCTTGTTAGTATGGAAG GATCCGAAACACGGAAATTGGTGGTTGGAGTTTGGGAACGGCGTTTTAGTGGGCTATTGGCCGTCGTTTTTATTCACACATCTAAGGGATCACGCGAGCATGGTTCAATTTGGGGGAGAAATTGTGAATAGTGAAAGTTCAAGTTCACACACATCAACACAAATGGGGAGTGGACATTTTGCAGGTGAAGGATTCGGAAAAGCATCTTATTTTCGAAATCTTCAAATTGTTGATTGGGATAATAATTTGATACCATTATCAAATCTCCGAGTTTTGGCGGATCATCCGAATTGTTATGATATACAAGGGGGAATCAATAAGGTTTGGgggaattatttttattacggAGGCCCAGGAAAAAATGCCAAGTGTCCTTGA
- the LOC130993635 gene encoding uncharacterized protein LOC130993635 isoform X2, translating into MLMDWQFANSSNTWRRCLDHRSRQQQHECRGGRSYKIIWTLVLFVFLVCVCPVRSQNFNDTDHDFRPKKMKLLRAHLGRINKPAVKTIQSPDGDIIDCVLSHKQPAFDHPKLKGQKPLDPPERPKGPKSRGMYEENFQMWSMSNEFCPQGTIPIRRTRVKDIVRATNIQTFGKKIRPVVRDTSSNGHEHAVGYVSGDEYYGAKASINVWAPVVANQYEFSLSQMWVIAGSFGDDLNTIEAGWQVSPELYGDNYPRFFTYWTQLFFKLINCRAMLTKQQGVTICSAQDLFRPTTK; encoded by the exons ATGTTGATGGATTGGCAATTCGCAAACTCTAGCAACACATGGCGTAGATGTTTGGATCACAGAAGCAGACAACAACAACATGAATGTAGAGGAGGAAGAAGCTACAAAATAATTTGGACATTGGTCTTGTTCGTATTCTTGGTGTGCGTGTGCCCCGTTCGATCACAGAACTTCAACGACACCGATCACGACTTCCGACCAAAGAAGATGAAGCTCCTCAGAGCCCATCTCGGCAGGATTAACAAGCCCGCCGTTAAGACCATTCAG AGCCCCGATGGTGATATCATTGACTGCGTGCTATCGCACAAGCAGCCAGCCTTCGATCACCCCAAATTAAAAGGACAGAAGCCGTTG GATCCACCGGAGAGGCCGAAAGGGCCGAAATCAAGAGGTATGTATGAAGAAAACTTCCAGATGTGGAGCATGTCTAATGAGTTTTGCCCACAAGGAACGATTCCCATTAGAAGAACTAGAGTCAAAGATATAGTGAGAGCCACCAATATTCAAACATTTGGGAAGAAAATTCGCCCCGTTGTCAGAGATACCTCCAGCAACGGCCATGAG CATGCGGTTGGATATGTGAGTGGAGATGAATATTATGGAGCAAAAGCAAGTATAAATGTTTGGGCTCCTGTGGTTGCAAAtcaatatgaattcagcttatcaCAAATGTGGGTTATAGCAGGTTCCTTTGGGGATGATCTCAACACCATTGAAGCTGGCTGGCAG GTTAGCCCAGAGCTTTATGGGGATAACTATCCAAGGTTCTTCACATACTGGACT CAATTGTtctttaaattgattaattgcaGAGCGATGCTTACCAAGCAACAGGGTGTTACAATTTGCTCTGCTCAGGATTTGTTCAGACCAACAACAAAATAG
- the LOC130993998 gene encoding uncharacterized protein LOC130993998, which translates to MFVGDGQSTKFWDHKWAGSMPLKLMFPRLYLLSANKEALISESGSWENGGWKWDLSWRRELFEREKSGVHDLLSFISGANLVAGVPDDWFWSAAKDGIYSTKSAYEAIKETRQERQNSEAINEILSKVWKSPVPLKARVMAWWTLRDRLPTCANLRRRNIVLNEVDTGCNACFHSEETINHLLFHCPKTEKVWDDIFRWLGICFVRPQSVVSHFLLFTNFGNRKESRKFLPALWCCVVWVVWRCRNASRFEGKGWEISKVVSEIKVRMWGWGKIFGFLNSDLSLDDWIAGVPTPLML; encoded by the coding sequence atgtttgTCGGGGATGGGCAGTCCACAAAATTCTGGGATCACAAGTGGGCGGGGTCGATGCCTCTCAAGCTGATGTTTCCTAGGTTGTACCTCCTTAGTGCTAATAAAGAAGCCCTCATTAGTGAGTCGGGTTCTTGGGAGAATGGGGGCTGGAAGTGGGATCTGAGTTGGCGACGAGAGCTCTTCGAAAGGGAAAAGAGTGGGGTTCATGACCTGTTGTCTTTCATTTCTGGTGCTAACCTTGTTGCAGGAGTGCCTGATGATTGGTTCTGGTCCGCCGCAAAAGATGGTATTTATTCCACCAAGTCGGCATACGAAGCCATCAAAGAGACAAGACAAGAAAGGCAAAATTCGGAAGCGATCAATGAGATCCTCTCCAAGGTGTGGAAAAGCCCAGTCCCGCTTAAAGCAAGAGTCATGGCCTGGTGGACGCTAAGAGATAGACTACCTACTTGCGCCAATCTTAGAAGAAGAAACATTGTGCTGAATGAAGTTGATACCGGCTGTAACGCGTGCTTTCATAGCGAGGAGACGATTAACCATCTGCTTTTTCACTGCCCAAAGACTGAAAAAGTTTGGGATGATATCTTTAGATGGCTTGGCATCTGTTTCGTGCGACCACAAAGCGTGGTTTCACACTTCCTTCTCTTTACCAACTTTGGAAACCGGAAAGAAAGTCGGAAATTCCTTCCGGCGCTGTGGTGTTGTGTTGTTTGGGTTGTTTGGAGATGTAGAAATGCGAGCAGATTCGAAGGAAAAGGATGGGAAATTTCCAAAGTAGTCTCGGAAATTAAGGTGAGAATGTGGGGTTGGGGTAAGATCTTCGGGTTTCTTAATTCTGATTTGAGCTTAGATGACTGGATTGCGGGTGTTCCAACTCCTTTGATGTTGTAA